A DNA window from Candidatus Melainabacteria bacterium contains the following coding sequences:
- a CDS encoding metal-binding protein, translating into MKYRKRTSKIKYEHGMIAGLQDLLERIEPWEEIVSVIPGEIKPAKGRGSGIRLEVKYPTSSGLKALAKNTEAVQEVFFVTKQPEQLQERLKSLSKSD; encoded by the coding sequence ATGAAATACAGAAAGCGCACTTCAAAGATAAAGTACGAACACGGTATGATCGCCGGGTTGCAAGATCTGCTCGAGCGCATTGAGCCCTGGGAAGAGATAGTCTCAGTCATCCCAGGTGAAATTAAACCGGCAAAAGGACGCGGTTCAGGCATTCGTCTGGAAGTGAAATATCCTACAAGCTCAGGACTGAAAGCACTGGCAAAAAATACAGAAGCGGTGCAGGAGGTTTTTTTCGTCACCAAGCAGCCTGAGCAGTTGCAGGAACGACTTAAATCTTTGAGCAAGTCTGATTAG
- a CDS encoding DUF2185 domain-containing protein translates to MSYVLENIETIYRPNYRTMTIPRLEQRLNLVQGEAVRVGFLPAPASGAEATRIWVRVELVRGDGRYIGVLLETPPGIANLNEGFRVEFSADNVSEVFIDEGDYRWFDDQKYAMVSSHMFEENSWPGRVMRIPPAEEIYSGWLILKGDEDRHFMRDFSNFHAFQLFDCVDKCPPLKTVLYQPIGADYTWDSENFEYRLTGK, encoded by the coding sequence ATGTCTTACGTACTAGAAAACATTGAAACGATCTACCGACCCAACTATCGCACGATGACGATCCCACGTCTGGAACAGCGGTTGAATCTGGTACAGGGTGAAGCAGTGCGGGTGGGATTTTTGCCGGCACCAGCCAGTGGAGCAGAAGCGACTCGAATATGGGTGCGCGTTGAACTTGTGCGCGGCGATGGACGCTACATCGGCGTGCTTCTGGAGACACCACCCGGCATAGCCAATCTCAACGAAGGGTTTCGCGTAGAATTCTCAGCCGACAACGTATCTGAAGTTTTCATCGACGAAGGCGACTATCGCTGGTTCGACGATCAAAAATATGCCATGGTGAGCAGTCACATGTTTGAAGAAAATTCGTGGCCGGGTCGCGTCATGCGCATTCCGCCGGCAGAAGAAATCTACAGCGGCTGGCTGATTCTAAAAGGCGACGAAGATCGGCACTTCATGCGAGACTTCAGCAACTTTCACGCTTTTCAATTATTTGATTGCGTCGATAAGTGCCCGCCCCTGAAGACAGTTTTGTATCAGCCGATCGGCGCAGACTACACCTGGGACAGCGAAAACTTCGAATATCGGCTCACCGGCAAGTAA
- a CDS encoding VWA domain-containing protein translates to MPYVAEISRSNPSCFLFLIDQSGSMRDPFGASATNKNKANGVADAINRLLQNLVIKCAKSEGIRDYYYVGVIGYGGKGVAPAFSGALNGRELVPISEIGNNPARVEQRSKKMEDGMGGIIEQSVKFPIWFDPLAEGGTPMCEALNKGTNILVKWLTTHPNCFPPIVINISDGESTDGDPYQLASDLMSLTSTDGEVLLFNLHISSSNHAPVEFPDTDANLPDDHAKLLFNMSSHLPEYMRRIIGNEGIDVSFNTRGFVFNADLVSVIRFLDIGTRPSNLR, encoded by the coding sequence ATGCCATACGTTGCGGAAATAAGCAGATCAAATCCTTCTTGCTTCCTCTTTCTAATCGACCAGTCCGGGTCCATGCGAGATCCATTCGGTGCCTCCGCGACAAACAAAAACAAGGCTAATGGCGTTGCCGACGCAATCAATCGTTTGTTGCAAAACCTGGTCATCAAATGCGCCAAATCGGAAGGCATTCGCGATTACTACTACGTAGGGGTAATCGGATATGGCGGCAAAGGAGTAGCTCCGGCTTTCAGCGGTGCGCTCAACGGTCGGGAATTGGTACCAATCAGCGAAATCGGAAACAATCCGGCACGAGTCGAACAACGCAGCAAGAAAATGGAAGACGGTATGGGTGGCATTATCGAGCAATCGGTAAAATTTCCGATCTGGTTCGACCCACTTGCTGAGGGCGGCACGCCCATGTGCGAAGCGCTCAACAAAGGCACCAATATTCTCGTAAAGTGGCTGACTACGCATCCCAACTGCTTTCCGCCTATCGTCATCAATATTTCAGACGGCGAATCAACAGACGGAGATCCCTATCAGCTGGCTTCAGACTTGATGTCTCTGACCAGTACAGACGGCGAAGTGCTGCTCTTCAACTTGCACATTTCCTCATCAAACCATGCTCCGGTCGAATTTCCAGACACTGACGCAAATTTGCCCGACGATCACGCCAAGTTACTGTTCAACATGTCGAGCCACCTGCCCGAGTACATGCGCAGAATCATCGGCAACGAAGGTATCGATGTTTCTTTCAACACTCGTGGCTTCGTCTTCAACGCAGATCTGGTCTCAGTGATTCGCTTCCTCGACATCGGCACTCGACCGAGCAACCTGCGTTAG